In the Flagellimonas sp. HMM57 genome, one interval contains:
- a CDS encoding TonB-dependent receptor, with translation MSKIVFLAFSIFSFYNTQSQSVTLSGYIFDTETGERLIGANIYDVTSKKGAISNNYGFYSLSIPQSQSTTLRISYLGYAAINEIVYPTENQNINFPLLSENYLLDEVELTGSKEIPIEKRNEIGVLSIPIEQIEVLPALGGEVDVLKALQLMPGVQSGNEGSSGLYVRGGSPDQNLVLLDDVPLYYVNHLGGFVSTFNIDAINNVSLTKGGFPARYGGRLSSILDIRMKDGNMKKFEGNGMLGMVAAKVAVEGPIKEDTTSFMISARRMLYDLLTRPISRSAFNGVSLGYTFYDLNIKLNHKFSEKDRLFLSAYFGDDRSIIKKKGENGFKNTLQWGNNLVALRWNHLFGQKLFGNMTLYHTRYRFLTEVEGNFTNNGESFSSSREFLSGIYDLGGKLDFDYFLNPNVKFKFGANCIYHNFRPGATTNRQNQNGQSTLDSTIGNEDIFAWENSAYVESELRLGEKVSTNLGFRGAVYHVSGEDYISYEPRVLASYLVSDDMAIKGAYSRMQQNVHLLTNSGVGLPTDLWVPATDNIAPQLSDQWSLGITRSLKDGLYEASVEGYYKNMENLIEYKEGASFLGTTNNWEELVESGGQGTSYGIELLLQKKQGRTTGWIGYTWSKTNRQFDNINNGREFPYRYDRRHDASVVIAHQWKKNIDISASWVYGTGAAFTLPIGKYDIIDDSNQEGGTSEVFIYGERNANRMRAYHRLDVGINFRKKKKWGERTLNISIYNLYARQNPYYYFVDAEEQYDQTGNELSERTFLSQQSLFPILPSISYGFRF, from the coding sequence ATGAGCAAAATTGTTTTCTTAGCATTCTCCATATTTTCATTTTATAATACTCAAAGCCAAAGTGTTACATTAAGCGGGTATATCTTTGATACTGAAACGGGCGAACGTCTTATTGGCGCCAATATCTATGATGTTACTTCCAAGAAGGGAGCCATAAGTAATAACTACGGTTTCTATAGCCTAAGTATTCCGCAATCACAATCGACAACTTTAAGAATTTCTTATCTGGGTTATGCAGCTATAAATGAAATCGTTTACCCCACCGAAAATCAGAATATCAATTTCCCGTTATTATCGGAAAATTATTTGTTGGACGAAGTGGAGTTGACAGGGAGCAAGGAAATCCCGATAGAAAAAAGAAATGAAATAGGAGTGCTAAGCATTCCCATTGAACAGATCGAGGTCTTGCCCGCATTGGGCGGTGAAGTAGATGTGCTCAAAGCGTTGCAGCTAATGCCCGGTGTACAATCGGGCAACGAAGGTTCAAGCGGCCTTTATGTGCGAGGAGGAAGTCCCGACCAGAATCTGGTATTACTGGATGATGTACCCCTCTATTATGTGAACCATCTTGGCGGGTTTGTGTCCACGTTCAATATTGACGCCATCAATAACGTTTCATTGACCAAGGGAGGATTTCCCGCACGTTACGGCGGTCGGTTGTCTTCTATCTTGGATATACGTATGAAGGACGGCAATATGAAGAAATTTGAGGGTAACGGAATGTTGGGCATGGTTGCGGCGAAAGTAGCAGTGGAAGGCCCCATAAAAGAGGACACGACTTCTTTCATGATATCTGCCCGCCGTATGTTGTACGACCTTTTGACAAGACCTATCAGCCGTTCGGCCTTTAACGGGGTTTCATTGGGTTATACGTTTTATGATCTTAATATCAAATTGAACCACAAATTTTCTGAAAAAGATCGTCTGTTTCTGAGTGCCTATTTCGGGGACGACCGTAGTATTATCAAAAAGAAGGGTGAGAACGGATTTAAAAATACCTTGCAATGGGGCAATAATCTGGTAGCATTAAGGTGGAACCATCTTTTTGGTCAAAAACTTTTTGGCAATATGACCTTATACCATACCCGCTATCGTTTTTTGACCGAGGTAGAGGGTAATTTTACCAACAATGGAGAATCGTTCAGTTCGTCACGTGAATTTTTGTCGGGCATTTATGATCTTGGCGGGAAGCTGGATTTCGATTATTTCCTGAACCCCAATGTCAAATTTAAATTTGGGGCCAACTGTATATACCATAATTTCAGACCTGGAGCGACTACTAACAGACAGAACCAAAACGGACAAAGTACACTGGACAGCACCATTGGCAATGAAGATATTTTCGCTTGGGAAAACTCGGCTTATGTTGAAAGTGAATTGCGACTTGGAGAAAAAGTCAGCACCAACCTTGGGTTCCGAGGTGCTGTGTACCATGTCAGCGGTGAAGATTATATATCATATGAGCCAAGGGTATTGGCATCTTATCTTGTATCGGACGATATGGCCATAAAAGGGGCCTATTCAAGAATGCAACAAAACGTACATTTATTGACCAATTCGGGCGTGGGGTTACCGACCGATCTATGGGTGCCCGCTACCGATAACATTGCCCCACAATTATCCGACCAGTGGTCATTGGGCATTACCAGGTCTTTGAAGGATGGCCTTTACGAAGCTAGCGTTGAAGGCTACTATAAGAACATGGAGAACCTTATTGAATATAAGGAAGGGGCCAGTTTTTTGGGAACCACCAACAACTGGGAAGAATTGGTGGAAAGTGGTGGCCAAGGAACATCCTATGGAATCGAACTTTTACTTCAAAAGAAGCAGGGCAGAACAACAGGATGGATTGGCTATACATGGTCGAAAACAAACCGTCAATTCGACAATATCAACAATGGCAGGGAGTTTCCCTACAGATACGACAGAAGGCATGACGCCAGTGTGGTGATCGCCCACCAATGGAAGAAGAATATCGATATCTCTGCCAGTTGGGTATATGGTACGGGAGCGGCATTTACATTGCCAATCGGCAAATACGATATTATCGACGACTCAAACCAAGAGGGGGGTACATCGGAAGTTTTCATCTACGGGGAGCGTAATGCAAATAGGATGCGCGCCTACCATCGTCTCGATGTGGGTATCAATTTTCGCAAAAAGAAAAAATGGGGCGAGCGTACATTGAATATCAGCATTTATAATCTATATGCCCGTCAAAACCCCTATTATTATTTTGTTGATGCCGAGGAGCAATATGACCAAACTGGAAACGAATTAAGTGAGCGAACCTTTTTGAGCCAACAGAGCCTATTTCCTATTTTACCTTCTATCAGTTATGGTTTTAGATTTTAA
- a CDS encoding BfmA/BtgA family mobilization protein — protein sequence MDDFKTVRIKKKTLIRFKSFSKKVSNSYSKTLDMVMHFFEWHGFLPSDSFGKSMVEEIIKNRKRTNAIIAIIKDIEKNQTLPTVAMLQSLFEENSKAQENNSDFEDGFDFIEKKIENGHEEEQWMEETTVPKILYDRLEDKMEILKKDFDYVLEHVKIVKNSFRKDYLKLELPIKAIEKYRRTIKNS from the coding sequence ATGGATGATTTTAAAACGGTACGAATAAAAAAGAAAACATTAATAAGATTTAAGAGCTTTTCAAAAAAAGTGTCCAATAGCTATTCTAAAACTTTGGATATGGTGATGCACTTTTTTGAGTGGCACGGTTTTTTGCCCTCAGACAGTTTCGGGAAGAGTATGGTAGAGGAAATCATAAAGAACCGAAAACGCACCAACGCCATCATAGCCATTATCAAGGATATTGAAAAGAATCAAACCCTGCCTACAGTTGCCATGTTGCAATCCCTATTTGAGGAGAATTCCAAAGCACAAGAAAATAACAGTGATTTTGAGGACGGTTTTGATTTTATAGAAAAGAAAATTGAAAATGGGCATGAGGAGGAACAGTGGATGGAAGAGACCACAGTTCCCAAAATCCTATACGATAGACTGGAGGACAAAATGGAAATACTCAAAAAGGATTTTGACTATGTGCTCGAACATGTGAAAATCGTTAAGAACAGTTTCAGAAAGGACTACCTAAAGCTGGAGCTTCCCATTAAAGCAATAGAAAAATATAGGAGAACCATAAAAAATAGTTGA
- a CDS encoding recombinase family protein translates to MKFGYARVSTKSQKHDLQVDAFLKEGVKTKNIYADVSSGVKSERKGLDEMLSKLREGDTVVVWKMDRIARSLSHLVKLIEDFEKRGVHFKSIQENFIDTSSPHGRFVFNLFASIAQLERDIIIERTRAGLESSRRRGVRLGRQPGLSKKALHKAILAEKYYRDNKLSIEEIMKLLEIGSKRTLYKYLAHQGRRTCKECGKLFWDKKQDLSKAFCEKHKALQ, encoded by the coding sequence ATGAAGTTTGGCTATGCAAGGGTGAGCACAAAATCCCAAAAACACGATTTACAGGTAGATGCCTTTTTGAAAGAGGGTGTCAAAACAAAAAATATCTACGCCGATGTCTCATCAGGAGTAAAAAGTGAGCGGAAAGGTCTTGATGAAATGCTATCCAAATTAAGGGAGGGTGACACGGTCGTGGTCTGGAAGATGGATCGGATTGCACGTAGTCTATCCCACTTGGTAAAGCTCATTGAAGATTTTGAGAAACGAGGTGTTCACTTCAAAAGTATTCAGGAAAACTTTATCGACACTTCTTCCCCGCATGGTCGATTTGTGTTTAACCTGTTCGCATCCATAGCCCAATTGGAGCGTGATATCATTATAGAGAGAACACGGGCCGGTCTCGAAAGCTCAAGACGAAGAGGAGTTCGTTTGGGTCGCCAACCTGGTCTTAGCAAAAAGGCCTTACATAAGGCTATACTGGCCGAAAAATATTACCGGGATAATAAGTTGAGCATAGAGGAAATAATGAAGCTTTTAGAAATTGGTTCCAAACGTACTCTATATAAGTATTTGGCTCATCAAGGTCGGAGAACCTGTAAGGAGTGTGGTAAGTTGTTTTGGGATAAAAAGCAGGATCTTTCCAAAGCTTTTTGTGAAAAACATAAAGCCCTACAATAA
- a CDS encoding RNA-directed DNA polymerase: MREHFKKALLNIIKHGDTDIFPFPFERYLFEEKNTEVLDILEAIHSNLDNAISESPPLTLVKLSPVGYYGFRQATMIEPFWNGYFLGLVISLAEKIETTRIKEEEKKVFSYRYEWDNSKGSLFKDTTWISYKKQCIEYSKSSDFVLQTDISNFYPRVNHHKLENELRRVDPSTDIPKKILKLLSVFSGTISYGLPVGGPASRILAELALNHTDFHLKSRGIKFCRYADDYTIFCDSESEAYKILILLSEKLANDQLGLQKGKTKIMSSTEYQEIHQFLDPKPVDDEISEEEQKLLSISIRFDPYSTTAVEDYESLKDAVREIDIIGILSREVNKTKIDQTVTKQAINSIKALTKENQVQAVKILLDQDNLTTLSPVFTTIMRSVRSVYDELSEEGKDIVDGSLLELFATENYLTKIELNLNYLIQILSIRHSHQKEELFVKLFETETNHFLKRQIIVAMTNWESHYWLVDIKNQFTTLTTWERRAFIYASYCLGDEGSHWRRNNKSLFSKEELLIRDWCSDRKTSNRPILV, from the coding sequence ATGAGAGAACATTTTAAAAAAGCACTTCTGAATATTATTAAACACGGAGATACTGACATTTTTCCATTTCCCTTTGAAAGGTATTTGTTTGAGGAAAAAAATACAGAGGTTTTAGATATTCTCGAAGCAATTCACTCGAATTTAGATAATGCAATTAGTGAATCACCACCATTAACTTTAGTCAAGCTAAGTCCTGTTGGCTATTATGGATTTCGACAAGCTACAATGATTGAGCCTTTTTGGAATGGCTACTTTCTTGGATTAGTAATTTCCCTAGCCGAAAAAATTGAAACAACAAGAATTAAAGAAGAAGAGAAAAAAGTATTTTCATATCGCTATGAATGGGATAACTCAAAAGGTTCCTTATTTAAGGACACAACTTGGATAAGCTATAAAAAGCAGTGTATAGAGTATTCAAAATCTTCTGATTTTGTATTACAAACAGATATATCAAATTTTTATCCAAGAGTTAATCATCATAAATTAGAAAATGAACTAAGGCGTGTCGACCCGAGTACAGATATACCAAAAAAAATTCTTAAACTATTAAGTGTTTTTTCTGGCACTATCTCATATGGACTTCCAGTTGGCGGACCTGCCTCAAGGATACTCGCTGAACTAGCATTAAATCATACAGATTTTCATTTGAAATCGAGAGGAATTAAATTCTGTAGATATGCAGATGATTACACAATTTTTTGTGACTCAGAATCTGAGGCATACAAGATATTGATTCTGCTATCTGAAAAATTAGCCAATGACCAACTTGGTTTACAAAAAGGCAAAACAAAAATAATGTCATCAACGGAATATCAAGAGATACACCAGTTTCTTGACCCTAAACCAGTAGATGATGAAATTTCAGAGGAAGAGCAGAAATTACTTAGTATTTCTATACGTTTTGACCCTTATTCCACAACTGCTGTTGAGGACTATGAATCATTGAAAGATGCTGTTCGAGAAATTGATATAATTGGAATTCTTTCAAGAGAGGTTAACAAAACTAAAATTGACCAAACAGTAACAAAACAGGCCATTAATTCTATTAAGGCATTAACAAAAGAGAATCAAGTCCAAGCAGTAAAAATTCTTTTAGACCAAGACAATCTGACTACGTTATCACCGGTTTTTACAACAATAATGCGTTCAGTAAGAAGTGTCTATGATGAATTATCAGAAGAAGGAAAAGATATTGTTGACGGTTCACTTTTAGAATTGTTTGCGACAGAGAATTATCTAACAAAAATTGAATTGAATTTAAATTATCTGATTCAAATTCTATCAATACGGCATTCACATCAAAAAGAAGAATTATTTGTCAAACTATTTGAAACAGAGACCAATCATTTTCTAAAAAGACAGATAATTGTTGCAATGACTAATTGGGAAAGTCATTACTGGCTAGTAGATATTAAGAATCAATTCACCACATTAACTACTTGGGAACGAAGAGCGTTTATTTATGCTTCCTACTGTTTAGGAGACGAAGGTTCACATTGGAGAAGAAATAATAAAAGCTTATTCAGCAAGGAGGAATTACTGATAAGAGATTGGTGCTCAGACAGAAAAACTTCAAATAGACCAATACTCGTATGA
- a CDS encoding DUF695 domain-containing protein — MFEIKLSTTMAKYIANLNQSLNKRFPSQKTISEMTRLLILIFMFSFFGLGKGRAQEKNSTEEPKGIIGRYYEDGLPVIMKFVNEPPNDSIVSKFPFLTVVSWKYDGGERNGMPTKSVNERMIVLEGALESSMSNSDIFTHVYSRTGNSLKELVYYTTKQDEFMKMLNGALENHDVFPIEINFYEDKEWTDFKRILKDFKQK, encoded by the coding sequence ATGTTTGAAATAAAACTATCCACAACAATGGCTAAATATATAGCTAACCTTAATCAAAGTTTAAATAAACGATTCCCTTCGCAAAAGACGATTAGTGAAATGACTCGACTTTTAATTTTGATATTTATGTTTTCATTTTTTGGATTAGGAAAAGGTAGAGCTCAAGAAAAAAATTCGACAGAAGAGCCAAAAGGAATAATTGGCAGATATTACGAAGATGGTCTTCCAGTAATTATGAAATTTGTGAATGAGCCCCCAAATGATTCAATCGTAAGCAAATTTCCATTCCTTACGGTGGTCTCATGGAAATATGATGGAGGTGAGAGAAACGGAATGCCTACTAAAAGCGTTAACGAAAGAATGATTGTACTTGAGGGAGCTTTAGAAAGTTCGATGAGTAATTCAGACATTTTTACTCACGTTTACAGTAGAACGGGAAATAGTTTAAAAGAACTGGTTTATTATACCACTAAGCAAGACGAATTTATGAAAATGCTCAACGGTGCTTTAGAAAATCATGATGTTTTTCCTATTGAAATAAACTTTTATGAGGATAAGGAGTGGACCGATTTCAAGAGGATACTCAAAGATTTTAAACAGAAATAA
- a CDS encoding pentapeptide repeat-containing protein — protein sequence MINTDLRETKWKRSSLKGAVLWGENLHHADFTDIWSLDSVKVDRYDWLTYIKDSLNLKGANDIFKQYRMDSILYFEDSIVKVHIIIRKTPYSTRELPTFELGRRIAID from the coding sequence TTGATAAATACAGACTTAAGAGAAACAAAATGGAAAAGGAGTAGTTTGAAAGGAGCGGTATTGTGGGGAGAGAATCTGCATCATGCTGATTTTACAGATATTTGGTCACTGGATAGTGTAAAAGTAGATAGGTATGATTGGTTGACTTACATTAAGGACAGCCTAAATTTAAAGGGGGCTAATGATATTTTCAAACAATATAGAATGGACAGTATTTTGTATTTTGAAGATTCAATTGTTAAGGTCCATATTATAATTAGAAAAACACCTTATAGCACAAGAGAATTACCAACTTTTGAGTTAGGAAGAAGAATCGCCATCGATTAA